In Elaeis guineensis isolate ETL-2024a chromosome 1, EG11, whole genome shotgun sequence, a genomic segment contains:
- the LOC105037830 gene encoding chromatin assembly factor 1 subunit FAS2 homolog isoform X2, translating into MRGGTVQINWHDTQPVLTLDFHPTTRLLATGGADHDIKLWVITSDEGQKKLPTVSYRNSLSYHSSAINVLRFSPSGGELVIWKLQSADDNHTWKVLKTLLFHRKDVLDLQWSADGAYMISGSVDNSCIIWDINKGSVHQILDAHLHYVQGVAWDPLGHYVASLSSDRTCRVYMNKPQPKLKGCEKMNYVCQHVLAKSELQKLDDSKPPPPKAHLFHDETLPSFFRRLSWSPDGSFLVVPAGIYRYSSASEAVNTAYVISRRDLSKPSIQLPGASKPIVAVRFCPVLFCLRGSNPAGFFKLPYRIIFAVATLNSLYIYDTESVPPIAIYAGLHYAAITDIAWSHDAKHLALSSRDGYCTVIEFENDELGKPVLLSEGKKVTEGNELPRNLKPDVVDRMEIDNVDPGKAGIADKGTNTKTSEGNQVLSNASKNSDANRPARKRITPIAIN; encoded by the exons ATGAGGGGAGGGACGGTTCAGATCAACTGGCACGACACACAGCCGGTCCTAACCCTAGATTTCCACCCCACGACTCGGCTTCTCGCCACCGGCGGTGCCGATCACGACATCAAG CTTTGGGTTATCACCTCAGATGAAGGGCAAAAGAAGCTTCCAACTGTTTCCTATCGAAACAGCCTTTCTTATCATAGTTCTGCTATAAATGTTTTGCGATTCTCTCCTTCAG GTGGTGAACTAGTCATCTGGAAGTTACAATCTGCTGATGATAACCATACTTGGAAAGTACTAAAGACATTATT ATTTCATCGCAAGGATGTTCTTGACCTTCAGTGGTCCGCTGATGGTGCATACATGATTTCTGGTTCGGTGGATAACTCTTGCATAATATGGGATATAAATAAAG GCTCAGTTCATCAAATTTTGGATGCCCACTTGCATTATGTTCAGGGTGTTGCATGGGATCCTTTAGGCCACTATGTTGCTTCCCTTAGCTCAGACCGGACATGCCGGGTCTACATGAATAAACCTCAACCTAAACTCAAGGGATGTGAGAAAATGAATTATGTTTGTCAACATGTTCTGGCAAAGTCAGAGCTGCAAAAGCTTGATGATTCAAAG CCTCCACCACCGAAAGCTCATCTGTTTCATGATGAGACATTGCCATCTTTTTTCCGGAGATTGTCATGGTCCCCTGATGGTTCCTTTTTAGTAGTGCCTGCAG GTATATACAGGTACTCCTCTGCATCTGAAGCAGTTAATACTGCATATGTAATCTCAAGGAGAGATCTTTCAAA GCCCTCTATACAACTTCCAGGGGCCAGCAAACCCATTGTGGCTGTACGCTTCTGCCCTGTTCTTTTCTGTTTGCGAGGTTCTAACCCAG CTGGTTTCTTTAAGCTCCCTTACCGCATCATTTTTGCTGTGGCAACCTTGAACTCTCTGTACATATATGATACAGAAAGCGTGCCTCCGATAGCGATATATGCTGGACTTCACTATGCAGCCATTACAGATATAGCATG GTCTCATGATGCTAAGCATCTTGCATTGTCATCACGAGATGGGTACTGTACTGTCATAGAATTTGAGAATGATGAACTAGGGAAGCCTGTCTTACTCTCAG AAGGGAAGAAAGTCACTGAAGGAAATGAACTTCCAAGAAATTTGAAACCTGATGTTGTGGATAGAATGGAAATTGATAATGTCGATCCCGGTAAAGCTGGTATAGCTGACAAGGGAACAAATACGAAGACCAGTGAAGGAAACCAAGTACTCTCTAATGCAAGCAAGAATTCTGATGCAAACAGACCTGCCAGGAAGCGCATAACTCCTATAGCCATAAACTAG
- the LOC105037830 gene encoding chromatin assembly factor 1 subunit FAS2 homolog isoform X1, with translation MRGGTVQINWHDTQPVLTLDFHPTTRLLATGGADHDIKLWVITSDEGQKKLPTVSYRNSLSYHSSAINVLRFSPSGEHLASGADGGELVIWKLQSADDNHTWKVLKTLLFHRKDVLDLQWSADGAYMISGSVDNSCIIWDINKGSVHQILDAHLHYVQGVAWDPLGHYVASLSSDRTCRVYMNKPQPKLKGCEKMNYVCQHVLAKSELQKLDDSKPPPPKAHLFHDETLPSFFRRLSWSPDGSFLVVPAGIYRYSSASEAVNTAYVISRRDLSKPSIQLPGASKPIVAVRFCPVLFCLRGSNPAGFFKLPYRIIFAVATLNSLYIYDTESVPPIAIYAGLHYAAITDIAWSHDAKHLALSSRDGYCTVIEFENDELGKPVLLSEGKKVTEGNELPRNLKPDVVDRMEIDNVDPGKAGIADKGTNTKTSEGNQVLSNASKNSDANRPARKRITPIAIN, from the exons ATGAGGGGAGGGACGGTTCAGATCAACTGGCACGACACACAGCCGGTCCTAACCCTAGATTTCCACCCCACGACTCGGCTTCTCGCCACCGGCGGTGCCGATCACGACATCAAG CTTTGGGTTATCACCTCAGATGAAGGGCAAAAGAAGCTTCCAACTGTTTCCTATCGAAACAGCCTTTCTTATCATAGTTCTGCTATAAATGTTTTGCGATTCTCTCCTTCAG GAGAACACCTTGCATCAGGTGCTGATG GTGGTGAACTAGTCATCTGGAAGTTACAATCTGCTGATGATAACCATACTTGGAAAGTACTAAAGACATTATT ATTTCATCGCAAGGATGTTCTTGACCTTCAGTGGTCCGCTGATGGTGCATACATGATTTCTGGTTCGGTGGATAACTCTTGCATAATATGGGATATAAATAAAG GCTCAGTTCATCAAATTTTGGATGCCCACTTGCATTATGTTCAGGGTGTTGCATGGGATCCTTTAGGCCACTATGTTGCTTCCCTTAGCTCAGACCGGACATGCCGGGTCTACATGAATAAACCTCAACCTAAACTCAAGGGATGTGAGAAAATGAATTATGTTTGTCAACATGTTCTGGCAAAGTCAGAGCTGCAAAAGCTTGATGATTCAAAG CCTCCACCACCGAAAGCTCATCTGTTTCATGATGAGACATTGCCATCTTTTTTCCGGAGATTGTCATGGTCCCCTGATGGTTCCTTTTTAGTAGTGCCTGCAG GTATATACAGGTACTCCTCTGCATCTGAAGCAGTTAATACTGCATATGTAATCTCAAGGAGAGATCTTTCAAA GCCCTCTATACAACTTCCAGGGGCCAGCAAACCCATTGTGGCTGTACGCTTCTGCCCTGTTCTTTTCTGTTTGCGAGGTTCTAACCCAG CTGGTTTCTTTAAGCTCCCTTACCGCATCATTTTTGCTGTGGCAACCTTGAACTCTCTGTACATATATGATACAGAAAGCGTGCCTCCGATAGCGATATATGCTGGACTTCACTATGCAGCCATTACAGATATAGCATG GTCTCATGATGCTAAGCATCTTGCATTGTCATCACGAGATGGGTACTGTACTGTCATAGAATTTGAGAATGATGAACTAGGGAAGCCTGTCTTACTCTCAG AAGGGAAGAAAGTCACTGAAGGAAATGAACTTCCAAGAAATTTGAAACCTGATGTTGTGGATAGAATGGAAATTGATAATGTCGATCCCGGTAAAGCTGGTATAGCTGACAAGGGAACAAATACGAAGACCAGTGAAGGAAACCAAGTACTCTCTAATGCAAGCAAGAATTCTGATGCAAACAGACCTGCCAGGAAGCGCATAACTCCTATAGCCATAAACTAG
- the LOC105037819 gene encoding pectinesterase inhibitor 28 — MASIPPYLLLLLLSLLPLSISTQHPTTNSPNLIQRTCNTTTYYDFCVASLQSDPESPKADVRGLSAIAVRLAISNATNTSSFAASLAHSATDPSLRAILGACTDKYINARRALRWSLDALSTESYDYAFVHVSAAAEYPHVCRVLFRRYPRLTYPREMARREEVLVHLCTIALEIISLLG, encoded by the coding sequence ATGGCTTCCATTCCTCCttacctccttctcctcctcctctctctcctccctctctccatTTCCACTCAACACCCCACCACCAACTCCCCTAACCTCATCCAAAGGACGTGCAACACCACCACCTACTACGACTTTTGTGTGGCTTCCCTCCAGTCGGACCCCGAGAGCCCCAAGGCCGACGTCCGGGGCCTCTCCGCCATCGCCGTCCGCCTCGCCATCTCCAACGCCACCAACACCTCCTCCTTCGCCGCCTCCCTCGCCCATTCCGCCACCGACCCTTCGCTCCGGGCCATCCTCGGGGCGTGCACCGACAAGTACATCAACGCCCGCCGGGCGCTGCGATGGTCGCTGGATGCGCTGTCGACCGAGTCGTACGACTACGCGTTCGTCCACGTGAGCGCCGCCGCCGAGTACCCCCACGTCTGCCGCGTGCTGTTCCGGCGGTACCCACGGTTGACGTACCCCCGGGAGATGGCAAGGAGAGAGGAGGTTTTGGTGCACTTGTGCACCATAGCCTTGGAAATTATATCACTTCTTGGGTGA